The following DNA comes from Mycobacteroides immunogenum.
GTTGTGCAGCGGACCATAGACACCGCCGTGGAAGTGCTGGTTGGTGAACAGCGCGATCGCCAGTACCGCCGCCGCGCCACCGAGAACCAGACGGCGGGGAACACCAACGGGCCCCGATGTCAGCCAGATAAACCAGCGCCGTGTGGTGAGTGGGCAATGACGTTCCGCCACACAGTGATCCACCGAGTATCGGCCGCCGCCGGCGAGAAACAGGGTCAGTCCCGAGGCAATCCCGAGAATCCCGATCTGCCATTCGTCCAGACACGTCGTGCCCAGCCAGCCCGATCCCAGCAGTATCCCCAGCGCGAGCAGGAAGACACTGACACTCATCGCCCTGGTGAGAATCCCCGCCATCAGACACAACCCCGTGATGCCTTCCACCACGGTGAACACGACCATCACCCATTTCAAGAGGTCCGGATGCTCTACCAGAAAGCCGATCACCGGTTTGATGCCGAAGGCCTGCGGCAGGAAGTGATTGAACTTCGCTCCTACGTAGCCCGAGACATCGGGGTCCAGCTTGTTCTCGAGCGCGACCCTTCTCCAAAAAGCGGAGAAATAGGTCCATCCGACCACCAGCCGGATCGGAAGTGCGATCAGCCCGGCGCTGTCACGCCAGGAGTTATTCGGGGAAACGTCAGCAGTCATCGATTGTCGACCTCAAGTCCTTGGGTTTGTGCAACGGAAAGGGCAGCCTCGCGCGCACGTGCCTGCGAGTGCGCAGCACGCGGCAGCAGCCCATCAGGGTGTGAAAGATGTCGGGGCGCGTGAATCAGCGCCGGATCACACTGATCCGATACAGAAGTGAGCGACCATCCAGCGCCGCAAGAGGATTCACGTTCCCGGGTGGATATGCGCCGTACATCCCGTCATGGATCGGCGGATCCCGAAAGGAGGTGATGAGTGCGGGCGCCGCCAGTAGCGGCCGGCCCACATGCTTCACATCCTCGGAAACGACCACCTCGGCAGATGCGCAGGTGCCGCCTGGTTGTTCCGCCGAATCCTGCGTCAGGATACCGCTCGACACCGCGGTATGAGTCAGTGCGGCAACGCCCTTAGGGCAATGCACCAGAGACAGCGAGGCCAGTACACCTACGAGCACCACAATGGCGGCCACAAGAAGCCGGCGGTGCGCTATCGATCTCCGATCGCGTTGCGCCAGCGGCATATACCGGATCCTAACAGTGCTGGTGCGTCATCTCCTGGCGATGTAGAAATAGTTGGCGGTGTCTTCGGCTATATCGCGGACCGTGACGTCCGAGAATCCCGCCTCGGCCAACATCGACTCGGCCCGCTGCCGTCCCCACATGGTGCCCAGCCCGGCGCCTTCCAGACCCAGTGAAACCGGCATGCAATGTGTCAGCGAGACGGTGTATCGGTACGTGCTCATGGCGACGCCGATGTTGTCTTCCAATCGACTGGACGCCTTGATATCGGCCATCAGCAGGACTCCACCCGGACGCAGTGCCCGATGAATATTGGCGAGCACCGCCGCCGGATGCGCCTGGTCATGAATCGTGTCGAAGGCTGTGATGAGGTCATAGGCGGCCGACGCGGTCACGGTGGCCACGTCCGCACTGAGGAATGCCGCGTTGCGCAGCCCCTGCCGGGTGGCATCGGCGGCCCCCGTGGCAATCGCCTCGTCCGAGAAATCGATACCCGTGAACCGGCTGGCGGGAAATGCCCGCGCCATGAGATTGAGCGCATATCCACTGCCGCAGCCGAAATCGGCAACATCCAGACCTTGCTCCAGGCGTTCCGGCAGCCCGTCGACCAGTGGAAGCACCGTCCCGATCAGCGCCTTGTCGAAGACCTCGCGGCTGCGCTCCGCCATCACCGCGTGAAAACGTGGGTAATCGCTGTAACTCAGCCCGCCTCCCTGGCGGAAGCAGTCGACGATCTTCTGTTCGACCTCGCCGAGCAGCGGCATGTACTGGGCCAGGCGTGCCAGATTGTTCAGACCGGCACCACGCGTCAACGTCACGGCACGATGGCCCGGCAGCGTGTACGTCGCGCTCATCGGCTCGTAGTCCACAACGTGCGCAACGGTCATCCCGGCGAGCCACTCGCGAACATAACGCTCCTCCAGCCCGGCGGCATCCGCGAGCTGATCGCTCGTCGAACCCGGCGACGCCGCCAAGGTGTCCAGCAAGCCGGTCTGATGCCCGATGCTCATCAGCAAGACCAGGCCGGCGCTGTCGATGGCCTCGGTGAGTCGCGCGGAAAACTGCTCGGCGGTCTCTGGCATGGCGTTTTCACTGAGCGCGGTCACGCTTACCCACCCTACGCGAACGCATATCGCGACAGCGAGATGTCAAGCACCGGAACGTGACTCCCACATGGCACGCCATTGGGACTCTTCATCCTGCTTGTCGTGATGCTGACTTGAGGAAGGTTCGGTAAGGGTGATAGCCGGGTGCGGCAACGAGAAGAAGTCGCCCTTACCCTGCGCCGCGCGATGCTGACCGGTATCGAGGTAGCAGTACCCCAGTCCCGACAGGGCACCGCCGCGATCGGACCGCCCCAGATAGCGAAGCACGTTCTGGGCAGCGGCTTTCGCGCCGTTCTTGGCGAAAATCGCTGCCTTCGGCAGTGGTTTACCGGAGGGTGACGTCACGGCCGCGGTGTCCCCGATCGCCCAGATCCCGTCGTACCGGGTTTGCATGGTTTCCGCATCCACATCGATCCACCCCGATCCCTCGATAGTGACCGACGGCTCGTGCGGGGGCACAAACACCAGCAGATCAAAGCTCACCGTGGTCCCATCGGCGAATACGACCACCTTGCCGTCGGGGTCGATGCGCTCCGTCCTATGTTCGCCGTGAAACGCAATACCGTTGTCCCTGAGTAACTGCACCAGCTGTGGTCCCGCATAGGGGCCCGCCGAGGGCATGGGGTGTAGCTCCGGGGTGTACACGCTGAGATCGACGTTGGACCGTACATCCTTTTCGCTCAGCAGATCCGAGGCCAACAGGGCGCCCTCGTACGGAGCCACCGGACATCGGAATGGCTGCGACGTCACCAGGAAGACAAGCTTGCCTGCCGAGAAGTTCGCCAGTGCGCGACGCGCATCACCGGCTCCGGCAACGCTGTAATAGTGCACCGCGTCGCCCCGAGCGGCGGATTCGGCCAGACCGGGAACCTTGTCCAGGGCATTGCGGGCGCCGGTGGAAATGATGAGGGCATCGAAGGACAGGGTCGATGTGTCGGACAGGGTCACCGTGCGGGCAATGGGATCGATTCCGGTAACAGAGCCCGTGATGGTGTTTATCCCCGACAATGCCTGGGCACTGGGCCGAATCGGCACACTATCGGCTTCCCGCCAACCTCTCATCACCCAGGGCAAGGTAAAGCCGAGAAAGTGCGCGAAGTCCTCGTCGACCACCGTGATGTCCAGGTCATCCAGCGGTACTCCGGACTCGCGGATCTCATTGATCACACTCAGGCCGCCGATTCCGGCACCCAGGATGACGATCTTCTTCATCTTTCGCGCTCCTTCTTCCTGAATAGGCCCCCGCGTGCGGGAGCAGATGGCGATGAGCGGTGCCCCCCACACCATTGACTCTCGGGGACTTGCTTTTTGACGGATTCAATGTGGTGACCACAGCCCGACCACGTGGTCTTCGCACACACTCTGCACTTCACGGGGTGACACATCGCGCGCTCCTAGTGGGCGGGCCGCGGCCGCTGCAGCTGCGCGAACTCCGGGACCCGGGCGAGCCCGGTGACCGCATCAAAGAGCACCTGGCCACCGTCTTCATCGGGTACTTCCGTGAGGACCGGCCCAAAGAATGTGCGCCCCTGCACCTGCACGAGCGGACTGCCGCCGACATCACCCAGCGCGCGCTGCCCCTCCTCGTGGGATTGTCGGATGACCTCATCCAACGAGGTGTCCGACAGCGACTCCCTCGTTGTCCGCAACGGCGCCACCGCACCCAGCACCCGATCCGCGAGTTCGGCATCGACAGGTAGTGACTCGTCGAAATAGAGCCGACCAAAAGCGAAGTAGGCCGCGTGCACACCTCGCTGGCCCAGGTCGCGCTGAACGCCTGCCATGAGCCGCCCCACCTGTCGTGAGTCGCGCATCCGGGCCTGTAGAGCGGGCGACAACTCCTTGCCCTCGTTCAATACCGCCAGGTTCATCAGCCGCCAGTCGACCCGTACGCCAGACCTGGTCGCGATCGCGTCAAGCCATCGCGCGGTATTCCAGGAGAACGGGCACACCGGGTCTAGCCAGATCCTCACATCGAAGGATTCCCTTGGCGCCGCATCGCTATCGGTTGACATCCAGCATCTCCCATCACTTGTGAAACAAGGCCGGCGCCACCAAAACAGATCTCATCCACGTCGGCGCGCGGGTTCGTCCCGACTCATTCATACCATACCCCCTAAGGTATTTGCACAAGCCGAGGCGAGTCAGGGCGAGCGGGGGGATATACCGTAGGGGGTATGGTATTTATGATGCTGAAGATCCCGTGATCTACAGCAGAAAGGTGGGCGAGACCGTGCGCACAGCCATGGTTTCCGGACTGAAGCGGGCGTGGGTGCCCTTGGTTGTTGCGTGCGCGGTCGGGCTTGGCGCCATCGCGGTCAACAATCTGCGCGGCGCATTCGGGTCCGAACCGATCTTCTCGGCGACAGGCGCGAACGCGGAACCACTCGCGTCATCCACAGTCAAACAGGTGCGCTACGAGATCTACGGTCCCAGCGACACTACCGGCTCGGTGAACTACCTGGATAAAGACGCGCACCCACAGAGGGTCGACTTCACCAGCCTGCCGTGGACCTACACGATCGAGACCACCGTACCCGCCGTGATTGCCAGTGTTGTGGCACAAGGAGATAACGCTACGTTGAGATGCCGGATAACCGTCAATGGCCGGGTACGGGACGAGCGGTCCACGGACGGGCGCCACGCCCAGACCTCCTGTCTGGTGAAGGCCGCATGAGTACCTCCACGCCGAAGCAGCCTGCCTTCATGCGAGGTATCCGCCGATTCGCAGTCCCTATACTGGCCGGCTGGTTGCTACTGACCGTGGCAGTCAATGTTCTTGTGCCACCAATCGAATCGGTGGCCCGAGAACATGCGGTCACCATGTCGCCGCAAGACGCGCCCGCCATGATCGCGGCAAAACACATCGGCCAGAAATATCAGGAGTCCGACTCCGACAGCATCGCGATGATCGTGCTCGAGGGGGAAAAGCCACTCGACGAGGTGACCCACCACTACTACGACAATTTAGTGCTCGCCTTACAGGCAGATACCGACCATGTGCAGCATGTCCAGAATGTGTGGGGCGATCCACTGACCGCGTCGGGCGTACAGAGCCGCGACGGCAAGGCCGCCTACGTGCAACTCAATCTGGCCGGTGATCAGGGAAGTACCCTGGGCAACAAATCAGTGGACGCCGTCAGGCAAATCGTGGGCAGTTCCACGCCACCGCCGGGAATCAAGGTGTACGTCACCGGCCCCGCGGCGCTGACCACGGACATGAACGAGGCCGCCGATAAGAGCATGCTCATCATGATGGGTGTCACCGGGGCGGTCATCATGATCATGCTCCTGATCACCTACCGCTCCGCCAGCACCATGCTGCTGGTTCTGGTGATGGTGGGATTCGAAATGGGCACCGCCAGAGGCTTTGTCGCGCTTCTTGGAAACTATGACCTCTTGGGCTTTTCGACATTCGTGGTGGCCATGCTGTCATCACTGGCGATCGCCGCCGGCACCGATTACGCGATCTTTCTCGTCGGGCGCTACCAGGAGGCTCGTCAAGCCGGCGAAGATCGCGAAACCGCCTATTACACAATGTTTCGGGGGACGTTCCACATCATCCTGGGCTCAGGCTTGACCATCGCCGGAGCGACCTTGTGCCTACACCTTGCGCGGCTGTCCTACTTCAAGGCACTAGGTCTTCCATCCGCTCTGGGATTGCTAATCGTGGTAGCGGGCGCACTTACCGCAGCACCGGCCGTCGTCGTGGTCGCAAGCCGTTTCGGGCTACTCGACCCCACGCGGCCAGTGCAGGTTCGCCGGTGGCGTCGTATCGGCACGGCCACGGTGCGCTGGCCCGTCGCGGTGTTCGCCGCGTCGTTGGCCATCGCACTCATCGGTATTGCCATCATGCCGACCATGAAGGTGAGCTACAACGACCGCTTCTACATCCCCGACGATCTACCGTCGAACATCGGATACATGGCAGCCGAACGCCATTTCAGCGCAGCCACAATGAATCCCGACATACTGATGATCGAGAGCGACCACGACATGCGCAACACCGGCGACATGATCATCTTGGACAGGATCGCCAAGGACGTCTTCCGGTCACCGGGAATCGCCATGGTGCAAAGCATCACCCGCCCCCTGGGCGGACCCATCGAGCACACCTCTATACCGTTCCAGATCAGCGCTCAGTCGATCCCCATCCAGCAGAACCTTCAATTCATGAAGGACCGGGCCGCGGACATGCTCTCCATGAGTAAGGATCTCGACGCCATGATCGGCCCCTTGGAACGTATGCAATCCCTGCTCGGGGCGATGCGCGGTGAGACCGATCGCATGACCACCGACATGACGGACGCCAAGGCCGCGCTGGACGAGATCCGGGATCACCTCGCCGAGTTCGACGACGTGATACGGCCCCTGCGCAATTACTTCTACTGGGAGCAACACTGTTCCGATATCCCGGCATGCTCGGCCGTCCGCTCCGTGTTCGACGCGATCGACGGCGTGGACACCTTCTCCGACAAGATGCATGCGCTGACGGCAGATCTCGGAAATATCGACGCGATCATCCCACAGATCGCGGCACAGCTGCCGCCGATCATCGCCGTCGCCAGATCCATGCAGGGCACTCTGCTGACCATGCACAGCAGCTTTTCGAACCTGATCACCCAGCTGGCACAGATGACCGACACGGCCAGTGCCATGGGACATGCCTTCGACGCGTCCAGAAGTGGGGATTACTTCTATCTACCACCAGAGGCCTTCCAAAACCCCGACT
Coding sequences within:
- a CDS encoding NAD(P)/FAD-dependent oxidoreductase codes for the protein MKKIVILGAGIGGLSVINEIRESGVPLDDLDITVVDEDFAHFLGFTLPWVMRGWREADSVPIRPSAQALSGINTITGSVTGIDPIARTVTLSDTSTLSFDALIISTGARNALDKVPGLAESAARGDAVHYYSVAGAGDARRALANFSAGKLVFLVTSQPFRCPVAPYEGALLASDLLSEKDVRSNVDLSVYTPELHPMPSAGPYAGPQLVQLLRDNGIAFHGEHRTERIDPDGKVVVFADGTTVSFDLLVFVPPHEPSVTIEGSGWIDVDAETMQTRYDGIWAIGDTAAVTSPSGKPLPKAAIFAKNGAKAAAQNVLRYLGRSDRGGALSGLGYCYLDTGQHRAAQGKGDFFSLPHPAITLTEPSSSQHHDKQDEESQWRAMWESRSGA
- a CDS encoding MMPL/RND family transporter yields the protein MRGIRRFAVPILAGWLLLTVAVNVLVPPIESVAREHAVTMSPQDAPAMIAAKHIGQKYQESDSDSIAMIVLEGEKPLDEVTHHYYDNLVLALQADTDHVQHVQNVWGDPLTASGVQSRDGKAAYVQLNLAGDQGSTLGNKSVDAVRQIVGSSTPPPGIKVYVTGPAALTTDMNEAADKSMLIMMGVTGAVIMIMLLITYRSASTMLLVLVMVGFEMGTARGFVALLGNYDLLGFSTFVVAMLSSLAIAAGTDYAIFLVGRYQEARQAGEDRETAYYTMFRGTFHIILGSGLTIAGATLCLHLARLSYFKALGLPSALGLLIVVAGALTAAPAVVVVASRFGLLDPTRPVQVRRWRRIGTATVRWPVAVFAASLAIALIGIAIMPTMKVSYNDRFYIPDDLPSNIGYMAAERHFSAATMNPDILMIESDHDMRNTGDMIILDRIAKDVFRSPGIAMVQSITRPLGGPIEHTSIPFQISAQSIPIQQNLQFMKDRAADMLSMSKDLDAMIGPLERMQSLLGAMRGETDRMTTDMTDAKAALDEIRDHLAEFDDVIRPLRNYFYWEQHCSDIPACSAVRSVFDAIDGVDTFSDKMHALTADLGNIDAIIPQIAAQLPPIIAVARSMQGTLLTMHSSFSNLITQLAQMTDTASAMGHAFDASRSGDYFYLPPEAFQNPDFQRGLTLFLSPDGTAARFIITHDKDPATPAGISAVASELEAAHQAVKGTALTDATFYLTGTAAIYRDIQSGSRYDLLIVGIAAVTLIFAVMMIITRAFVASLVIVGTVLLSLGAAFGVSVLVWQHIFGLELNWIAPVFGLIILLAVGSDYNLLLVSRFQEEIGAGLKTGIIRSMGGTGGVVTSAGLVFAFTMMSMAASDLSSIGQAGSTIGLGLLFDTLIVRSLMTPSIAGLLGPWFWWPLRVRTRAAGKPTTPIYPAGYTSSS
- a CDS encoding mycothiol-dependent nitroreductase Rv2466c family protein; the encoded protein is MSTDSDAAPRESFDVRIWLDPVCPFSWNTARWLDAIATRSGVRVDWRLMNLAVLNEGKELSPALQARMRDSRQVGRLMAGVQRDLGQRGVHAAYFAFGRLYFDESLPVDAELADRVLGAVAPLRTTRESLSDTSLDEVIRQSHEEGQRALGDVGGSPLVQVQGRTFFGPVLTEVPDEDGGQVLFDAVTGLARVPEFAQLQRPRPAH
- a CDS encoding MmpS family transport accessory protein; protein product: MGETVRTAMVSGLKRAWVPLVVACAVGLGAIAVNNLRGAFGSEPIFSATGANAEPLASSTVKQVRYEIYGPSDTTGSVNYLDKDAHPQRVDFTSLPWTYTIETTVPAVIASVVAQGDNATLRCRITVNGRVRDERSTDGRHAQTSCLVKAA
- a CDS encoding class I SAM-dependent methyltransferase, which translates into the protein MTALSENAMPETAEQFSARLTEAIDSAGLVLLMSIGHQTGLLDTLAASPGSTSDQLADAAGLEERYVREWLAGMTVAHVVDYEPMSATYTLPGHRAVTLTRGAGLNNLARLAQYMPLLGEVEQKIVDCFRQGGGLSYSDYPRFHAVMAERSREVFDKALIGTVLPLVDGLPERLEQGLDVADFGCGSGYALNLMARAFPASRFTGIDFSDEAIATGAADATRQGLRNAAFLSADVATVTASAAYDLITAFDTIHDQAHPAAVLANIHRALRPGGVLLMADIKASSRLEDNIGVAMSTYRYTVSLTHCMPVSLGLEGAGLGTMWGRQRAESMLAEAGFSDVTVRDIAEDTANYFYIARR
- a CDS encoding TQO small subunit DoxD, with the protein product MTADVSPNNSWRDSAGLIALPIRLVVGWTYFSAFWRRVALENKLDPDVSGYVGAKFNHFLPQAFGIKPVIGFLVEHPDLLKWVMVVFTVVEGITGLCLMAGILTRAMSVSVFLLALGILLGSGWLGTTCLDEWQIGILGIASGLTLFLAGGGRYSVDHCVAERHCPLTTRRWFIWLTSGPVGVPRRLVLGGAAAVLAIALFTNQHFHGGVYGPLHNKSVTPGIEISDAHLSDRNLRFTVYRTEGVDVYGSFLVGVTVTESETGRVVVDLRADQLSGLSAESIKNRYIATVKTGAYGVIVPLGAKAELNIDTRHAPIEPRHHYTLSLADVSGAVWAQAVQVGD